From Nonlabens sp. Ci31, the proteins below share one genomic window:
- a CDS encoding mechanosensitive ion channel family protein produces the protein MKSLQQAAQTAQNAEKKAAELQDGSTLILEQLANWYNSFIKLLPNLGVALVVLIIAYFISKYVDKGVRRLMANKTQASVKRLAGKAVATIVVLGGIFIAMSVLQLNDAVQGIIAGAGISGLVIGLALQGSLANIISGVVLSFRSQVKVGDWIETSDYAGHVMEIQLDKFMLKEADNNIVIIPNKTIIDNPLKNWSLTPRSRIILDCGVGYESDLEMVKQLSIDTIGGMFEQQGDEEVEFFYNEFGDSSINFMIRFWADATKAKQKHQALSDAVIGLKKAFDAKNVNIPFPIRTLEFNNNLQMKNITGSQN, from the coding sequence ATGAAATCACTTCAACAAGCCGCACAAACTGCCCAAAACGCTGAAAAAAAAGCTGCTGAGTTACAAGATGGCAGTACACTAATTTTGGAACAACTGGCTAACTGGTATAATTCTTTTATCAAATTGTTACCTAACCTAGGTGTTGCTTTGGTCGTATTGATCATTGCGTATTTTATATCCAAGTATGTTGATAAAGGGGTGCGCAGGCTAATGGCCAATAAAACTCAAGCCAGTGTTAAACGTCTTGCAGGAAAGGCTGTAGCTACTATTGTAGTACTCGGTGGGATTTTTATCGCGATGAGTGTGCTGCAATTGAATGATGCGGTTCAAGGTATTATCGCTGGTGCTGGAATTTCTGGACTGGTGATAGGTCTTGCATTACAAGGATCACTTGCTAATATTATTAGTGGTGTGGTGCTTTCCTTTCGCTCGCAAGTAAAGGTAGGCGACTGGATTGAAACTTCAGATTATGCGGGTCACGTAATGGAAATACAATTGGATAAATTTATGCTTAAGGAGGCGGACAACAACATTGTCATTATTCCAAATAAAACCATTATCGATAATCCGCTTAAAAACTGGTCGCTCACACCACGTTCTCGAATTATACTTGATTGTGGAGTGGGATATGAGAGCGATCTAGAGATGGTAAAACAACTTTCTATAGATACCATAGGCGGTATGTTTGAACAACAAGGAGATGAGGAGGTTGAGTTTTTCTATAACGAATTTGGTGATAGTAGTATTAATTTTATGATTCGATTTTGGGCGGATGCTACAAAAGCTAAACAAAAACATCAAGCACTAAGCGATGCGGTAATAGGATTGAAGAAAGCATTTGACGCTAAGAATGTGAATATTCCGTTCCCAATAAGAACTTTGGAATTTAATAATAATTTACAGATGAAGAATATCACTGGTTCACAGAACTAG
- the proS gene encoding proline--tRNA ligase: MGKNLTSRSDDYSKWYNELVVQADLAENSAVRGCMVIKPYGYAIWEKMQAELDRMFKETGHQNAYFPLLVPKSLFEAEEKNAEGFAKECAVVTHYRLQNDPDNPGKLRVDPNAKLEEELVVRPTSEAIIWHTYKGWIQSYRDLPLLINQWANVVRWEMRTRLFLRTAEFLWQEGHTAHATKKEALAEAEQMNDIYAEFAENFMAIPVIKGLKTESERFAGAEETYCIEALMQDGKALQAGTSHFLGQNFAKAFDVKYTSKEGKQEYVWATSWGVSTRLMGALIMTHSDDQGLVLPPNLAPNQVVIVPIFKTEEQLEAITEVVNDIIKELRTLGVLVKFDSRDTLRPGAKFAQHELQGVPLRIAIGARDLENGTVELARRDTLSKETTSINGIAGKVKDLLEEIQKSLHDKAMSYRDAHITEVNSFEEFKEVLESKGGFLSAHWDGTAETEDKIKELTKASIRCIPMDAVEEYGKCVLTGEKSNKRVLFAKAY; encoded by the coding sequence ATGGGCAAAAACCTTACAAGTAGAAGTGATGATTACTCTAAATGGTACAATGAACTCGTTGTACAAGCAGATCTAGCAGAAAATAGTGCTGTACGCGGCTGTATGGTTATCAAGCCTTATGGATATGCGATTTGGGAGAAAATGCAGGCAGAGTTAGACCGTATGTTTAAGGAAACCGGGCATCAAAATGCGTATTTTCCTTTATTAGTGCCTAAAAGTCTCTTTGAAGCAGAAGAAAAGAATGCAGAGGGATTTGCCAAAGAATGTGCTGTTGTAACTCATTACAGATTACAAAACGATCCTGATAATCCTGGAAAACTAAGAGTAGATCCTAATGCAAAACTAGAAGAAGAGCTCGTAGTACGCCCTACAAGCGAGGCGATTATATGGCATACCTATAAAGGCTGGATCCAGTCTTATAGAGATCTACCATTATTGATCAATCAATGGGCTAACGTGGTAAGATGGGAGATGAGGACCAGACTTTTCTTGCGCACCGCAGAGTTTTTGTGGCAAGAAGGTCATACCGCACACGCTACAAAGAAAGAAGCTTTAGCTGAGGCAGAACAGATGAATGATATTTATGCAGAGTTTGCTGAAAACTTTATGGCAATTCCGGTAATTAAAGGATTGAAAACCGAAAGTGAACGGTTTGCAGGTGCAGAAGAGACTTATTGTATTGAGGCATTAATGCAAGATGGTAAAGCATTGCAAGCAGGTACCAGTCACTTTTTAGGACAGAATTTTGCCAAAGCTTTTGATGTAAAATATACCTCAAAAGAAGGGAAGCAGGAATATGTATGGGCAACCTCTTGGGGTGTTTCTACACGTCTTATGGGGGCATTAATAATGACCCACAGTGATGATCAAGGTTTGGTGTTGCCTCCTAATCTTGCGCCCAATCAAGTAGTGATTGTTCCTATTTTTAAGACCGAAGAGCAACTAGAAGCAATAACGGAAGTCGTTAACGACATTATCAAGGAACTACGTACTCTAGGGGTTTTAGTAAAATTTGATTCACGAGACACGCTAAGGCCAGGGGCTAAGTTTGCTCAACATGAATTACAAGGAGTTCCATTAAGAATAGCCATAGGAGCTCGAGATCTAGAAAACGGAACGGTGGAACTTGCGCGTCGAGATACGCTGTCTAAAGAGACGACCTCAATAAATGGAATCGCAGGTAAAGTAAAAGACCTGTTGGAAGAGATTCAAAAATCATTACACGATAAGGCTATGAGCTATAGAGATGCTCATATTACGGAGGTCAACAGTTTTGAAGAATTTAAAGAAGTTTTAGAATCTAAGGGTGGATTCCTCTCTGCTCACTGGGATGGAACAGCAGAAACAGAAGATAAGATAAAGGAACTCACCAAAGCCAGCATTAGATGTATACCTATGGATGCGGTGGAAGAATATGGGAAGTGTGTTTTAACGGGTGAAAAGTCTAACAAGAGAGTGTTGTTTGCTAAGGCTTATTAA
- a CDS encoding RNA polymerase sigma factor codes for MIPLYTNEKKLIQKAAKGDRKSQKHLFDKHAPKMLSVCRQYISPVETAEEILLNGFFKVFTKLDSFSHEGNFEGWVRRIMIRECIDYLRKKDPFKFKNEIDEEKVECDQNTEGATDLPLDLIQKCIDNLPNGYKSVFVLFTLDGMKHKEIAQLLNVSENTSKTQYRKARLMLQEQVQQIRKQRHEA; via the coding sequence GTGATACCACTTTATACCAACGAGAAAAAACTGATTCAAAAGGCTGCTAAAGGCGATAGAAAGTCGCAGAAGCATCTTTTTGATAAGCACGCACCCAAAATGTTAAGTGTATGCCGTCAGTATATCTCGCCAGTAGAAACAGCTGAGGAAATCCTTTTAAATGGCTTCTTTAAAGTTTTTACAAAGTTGGACAGCTTTTCCCATGAAGGAAATTTTGAAGGTTGGGTGCGCAGGATCATGATAAGAGAATGTATCGATTATTTGAGAAAAAAAGATCCTTTTAAATTTAAAAATGAGATCGACGAAGAAAAAGTAGAATGCGATCAAAACACAGAGGGTGCGACAGACTTGCCGCTGGATCTGATACAAAAATGTATCGATAATTTACCCAATGGCTATAAAAGTGTTTTTGTCCTGTTTACTCTAGACGGCATGAAACATAAAGAAATAGCACAATTATTAAATGTCTCTGAGAATACCAGTAAAACGCAATATCGCAAAGCAAGATTGATGCTACAAGAACAAGTACAACAAATTAGAAAACAACGCCATGAAGCTTAA
- the rpsT gene encoding 30S ribosomal protein S20, producing the protein MANHKSALKRIRRNEVARIRNKYQHKTTRNAIKKLKETEDKSAAEKLLVDVYSMIDKLAKKNVIHWNKAGNLKSKLTKHVNALA; encoded by the coding sequence ATGGCAAATCACAAAAGTGCTTTAAAGAGAATACGTAGAAACGAAGTTGCAAGGATTAGAAATAAATACCAGCACAAAACTACGCGTAATGCGATCAAAAAATTAAAGGAGACAGAAGACAAGTCTGCAGCTGAAAAGCTTCTTGTTGATGTGTACTCTATGATTGATAAGCTTGCTAAGAAAAATGTAATTCACTGGAATAAAGCAGGGAATTTGAAATCTAAATTAACTAAGCATGTGAATGCATTAGCATAA
- the era gene encoding GTPase Era, whose product MEHKAGFVNIVGNPNVGKSTLMNSLVGERLSIITSKAQTTRHRILGIVNGDDFQAVISDTPGIIKPAYKLQESMMEFVKNAFEDADCILYMVELGEKELKNEAFEKRLTFAEVPVFVLINKIDKGDPAQLEEAVAHWKERLPKAEIFAVSALMNFGVPELLSRIVEILPVSPAFYPKDTLTDKPERFFVNESIREKILIHYKKEIPYSVEIDTEEFFEDEKIIRIRSVIMVERETQKGIIIGHKGTALKRVGTEARKDLQKFFGKQVHIELYVKVNKNWRSDEKQLRRFGYKGENK is encoded by the coding sequence ATGGAACATAAAGCAGGATTTGTAAACATAGTAGGTAACCCTAACGTAGGTAAAAGCACGCTGATGAACTCCCTAGTAGGAGAACGCCTTTCTATCATCACTTCAAAAGCACAAACAACTCGACACCGTATTCTAGGAATTGTCAATGGGGACGATTTTCAAGCGGTTATAAGCGACACTCCTGGTATCATAAAACCAGCATACAAACTTCAGGAAAGTATGATGGAGTTCGTTAAAAATGCCTTTGAAGATGCAGATTGTATTCTTTACATGGTAGAGCTGGGTGAAAAAGAGTTGAAAAACGAGGCCTTTGAAAAACGCTTGACCTTTGCAGAAGTTCCTGTATTTGTATTGATCAATAAAATAGATAAGGGAGATCCCGCCCAACTTGAAGAGGCCGTAGCTCACTGGAAAGAACGATTGCCTAAGGCAGAAATTTTTGCAGTAAGTGCGTTGATGAATTTTGGAGTGCCAGAATTATTATCACGCATTGTAGAAATCTTACCTGTCTCTCCGGCATTCTATCCTAAAGATACGTTAACTGATAAGCCAGAACGGTTTTTTGTAAACGAAAGCATTCGAGAGAAAATCTTAATTCACTACAAAAAAGAGATTCCATATTCGGTAGAAATAGATACCGAAGAATTTTTTGAAGATGAAAAAATCATTAGAATCCGCTCTGTGATTATGGTAGAGCGGGAAACGCAAAAAGGAATCATCATAGGTCATAAAGGAACTGCTTTAAAACGCGTAGGAACGGAAGCTCGTAAAGATTTACAAAAATTCTTCGGCAAACAAGTGCACATAGAACTGTATGTAAAAGTGAATAAAAACTGGCGTAGTGATGAGAAGCAATTGAGACGCTTTGGATATAAAGGGGAGAACAAGTAG
- a CDS encoding OmpP1/FadL family transporter translates to MKNILILSALFASALFSNAQTVSDGLLYTGQDLKGTARYRGLSGAFGALGGDLSAIGSNPASSTVFANNYAAVSLGILGSDNTSNYFGTNTIAETSDVNINQAGGVLVFEGPENRTVSKFALSLNYDLTRNFDNSVNARGTSPISVSEYFLNNANGIALDNFIVRTGDGETASDLYQFLGQDLGFGAQQGFLGYESFLLDSTDDSDLTNTNYMSNTGTGSFNQDYLVQTSGYSSKFSFNGAIELHKKWNLGINLNSHVISMERFTRLEENNSNADASITDVRFDNTLFTEANGFSLQLGLIGKLTENLRIGATYESPTWYTIEESQIQEIITRGTNSTEIARVTPNVLNIFAPYQLRSPGSVTGSIAYIFGKNGLLSLDYTSRNYSQLQFSPDNNDLFRDNNQIINESLERAASIRIGGEYRVQNWTLRAGYRMEESPYANKNIMDDLTGYSLGFGYTWGKTILDISYDHSERNYSQQLFDTGLNTSAGVFNEMDNIVFTLGFNL, encoded by the coding sequence ATGAAAAATATTTTAATTTTAAGCGCGCTATTTGCTAGCGCGCTTTTCAGTAACGCACAAACCGTTAGTGACGGATTGCTTTACACAGGACAAGATTTAAAAGGAACAGCTCGTTATAGAGGCTTAAGTGGTGCTTTTGGAGCGCTAGGAGGCGATTTAAGCGCTATAGGATCGAATCCTGCTAGCTCAACAGTTTTTGCTAATAACTATGCTGCTGTATCACTAGGGATACTAGGCAGCGATAATACTTCTAATTATTTTGGAACAAATACCATAGCAGAAACTTCTGACGTTAATATCAATCAGGCTGGTGGCGTTTTAGTATTTGAAGGTCCTGAAAACAGAACCGTTTCTAAATTTGCTTTGAGTTTGAACTACGACTTGACTAGAAATTTTGATAATTCTGTCAACGCTAGAGGAACGAGTCCTATTTCTGTTTCTGAATATTTTCTGAATAATGCCAATGGAATAGCTTTAGATAATTTTATTGTGAGGACGGGAGATGGCGAGACAGCCAGTGATCTCTATCAATTTTTAGGGCAAGACCTTGGTTTTGGAGCACAGCAGGGTTTTTTAGGCTATGAATCTTTTCTTTTAGATTCTACCGACGATAGCGATCTTACCAACACCAATTACATGAGCAATACAGGTACTGGAAGTTTTAATCAAGATTATCTTGTACAAACTTCTGGCTACAGCAGTAAATTTAGTTTTAATGGTGCTATAGAACTCCATAAGAAATGGAATTTAGGAATTAATCTGAATTCGCACGTGATCAGTATGGAGCGGTTCACGCGTCTAGAGGAAAACAATTCTAATGCAGACGCAAGTATTACAGACGTAAGGTTTGACAACACCCTCTTTACCGAAGCTAACGGCTTCTCTTTACAGTTAGGGCTCATTGGAAAACTTACTGAAAATTTAAGAATAGGTGCTACGTATGAATCGCCTACTTGGTACACCATTGAAGAATCACAAATTCAAGAAATCATTACTAGAGGAACCAACAGTACTGAAATTGCAAGAGTAACACCTAATGTACTCAACATATTTGCTCCTTATCAACTAAGATCGCCAGGAAGTGTAACAGGTAGCATTGCTTATATTTTTGGTAAAAACGGATTATTAAGCCTGGATTATACGTCTAGAAATTACAGTCAGCTTCAGTTTAGTCCAGATAACAATGATCTTTTTAGAGATAATAATCAAATCATAAATGAAAGTTTAGAAAGAGCTGCGAGTATCAGAATAGGTGGAGAATACCGTGTTCAAAACTGGACACTTAGAGCAGGTTACCGAATGGAAGAATCTCCCTACGCAAATAAAAACATCATGGATGACCTAACAGGTTACAGTTTAGGATTTGGCTATACTTGGGGAAAAACCATTCTAGACATCTCCTACGATCATTCAGAAAGAAATTATTCGCAACAATTGTTTGATACTGGCCTCAATACCTCAGCAGGAGTTTTTAACGAGATGGATAACATTGTATTTACTTTAGGTTTTAACCTCTAA